Proteins co-encoded in one Methanobrevibacter gottschalkii DSM 11977 genomic window:
- a CDS encoding RNA methyltransferase, with amino-acid sequence MMNVNVLRLDHRLKRDTRITTHVCLTARAFGASKIYLSGERDAKLMENVRDTASRFGGNFEIEYSESYMGVIKKWKSDGGKVVHLTMYGSQAHEIAPEVREDGSDILIVVGGSKVPGSVYKAADWNVSVTTQPHSEVSSLAVFQHLLMNGKEFDLKFENPVLEVIPTAHGKNVNIHNENR; translated from the coding sequence ATTATGAATGTTAATGTTTTAAGATTAGATCATAGATTAAAAAGGGATACCCGTATTACTACTCATGTTTGTTTGACTGCTCGTGCATTTGGAGCAAGTAAAATTTACCTTTCTGGTGAAAGAGATGCTAAATTAATGGAAAATGTAAGGGATACTGCTTCAAGATTTGGTGGAAATTTTGAGATAGAATACAGTGAAAGTTACATGGGTGTAATTAAAAAATGGAAATCTGATGGGGGTAAAGTTGTCCATTTGACTATGTATGGATCACAGGCTCATGAAATTGCTCCTGAAGTACGAGAAGATGGTTCTGATATTTTGATTGTGGTTGGGGGCTCTAAAGTTCCTGGAAGTGTTTATAAGGCTGCTGACTGGAATGTGTCTGTTACAACTCAACCTCACTCTGAAGTATCTTCACTTGCAGTATTTCAACATTTGTTAATGAATGGTAAGGAATTTGATTTAAAGTTCGAAAATCCTGTATTGGAAGTTATTCCAACTGCTCATGGGAAGAATGTTAATATTCACAATGAAAATCGTTAG
- the cobS gene encoding adenosylcobinamide-GDP ribazoletransferase — protein sequence MEDDSYFENEEFSPIKSLLGLLTFSTILPINVYTSIEYMTKLTWCWPFLHVLVGILAAVCGYVSFEVLHLNALFTAVIVYAFLMLITGYNHLDGVMDMADGVMVHGDPERKISVMKDSSVGAGGVATLFLVASLTIAGLYNILDYYFILGIIVCEMAAKTSLITTALLSKPLIPGIGSYFIKETTIVNYLVSTILVICIAFLLGNLIGVVGVLGAIVGGIIIATISKRNFILANGDVLGMSNETGRLFALLFMAIALYFI from the coding sequence ATGGAAGACGATAGCTATTTTGAAAATGAAGAATTTTCCCCAATAAAATCACTTTTAGGGCTTTTAACTTTTTCGACAATTTTACCAATCAATGTTTACACCTCAATTGAGTACATGACTAAATTAACTTGGTGTTGGCCATTCTTGCATGTTTTAGTAGGTATTTTAGCTGCTGTTTGTGGATATGTATCTTTTGAAGTCCTACATTTAAATGCGTTATTCACCGCAGTTATTGTTTATGCGTTTTTAATGTTAATCACGGGTTATAATCATTTGGATGGTGTAATGGACATGGCTGATGGTGTGATGGTTCATGGTGATCCTGAACGTAAAATCAGTGTAATGAAAGATTCTTCTGTAGGTGCAGGTGGTGTTGCAACTTTATTTTTAGTTGCAAGTCTTACTATTGCAGGATTATATAATATTTTAGATTATTATTTTATACTTGGGATTATAGTTTGTGAAATGGCCGCTAAAACTTCTTTAATAACTACCGCACTTTTATCAAAGCCTTTAATTCCGGGAATTGGAAGTTATTTTATTAAAGAAACTACAATTGTTAATTATTTAGTTTCAACAATTCTTGTAATTTGTATTGCGTTTTTATTAGGTAATCTAATTGGTGTTGTTGGTGTTTTAGGAGCTATTGTTGGGGGTATTATTATAGCAACTATTTCAAAACGTAATTTCATTTTAGCTAACGGCGATGTCCTTGGAATGAGTAATGAAACTGGACGTTTATTTGCATTACTGTTTATGGCAATTGCTTTATATTTCATTTAA